A window from Streptomyces sp. NBC_00271 encodes these proteins:
- a CDS encoding antibiotic biosynthesis monooxygenase family protein — MIVEHAELTVEAGRERVFEAVFDKAREVLAEADGFRWTELLRCEERPDRYLLLVGWTSVEAHTVGFRSSERFERWRALVGPFFAAPPVEHYRTLGDRFTA; from the coding sequence GTGATCGTCGAGCATGCCGAACTGACCGTGGAAGCCGGTCGTGAGCGGGTCTTCGAGGCCGTCTTCGACAAGGCCCGCGAGGTGCTCGCCGAGGCGGACGGGTTCCGCTGGACCGAGCTGCTGCGCTGCGAGGAGCGCCCTGATCGCTATCTGCTGCTCGTCGGCTGGACGTCCGTGGAGGCGCACACGGTCGGCTTCCGCAGCTCCGAGCGCTTCGAGCGGTGGCGCGCCCTGGTCGGGCCGTTCTTCGCCGCGCCGCCCGTCGAGCACTACCGCACGCTCGGCGACCGCTTCACCGCCTGA
- a CDS encoding FAD-dependent monooxygenase: MPLHKVLVVGGGITGSVLSLALAQRGAEVELAEISPQWFGVGHGITVQGNALKALRSVGVLDRVLARAVPFDVMRLRRADGGLLAELRTPHTGGAELPSTAGALRSDLQDALCDAVHAQGVRVRLALSVAKLDQSPDHVDVTFTDGTSGRYDLVVGADGINSRMRQLIGITTTPRPVGMSIFRVVAQRPPEMDCAEVYYGGPRYKAGYSPISPDQCYAYLLDENLDAALIGPRAPLSLLRERGAGYGGTWGRILASLPQDTPVDYRWIETILVDEPWYRGRTVIIGDAAHACPPLIAQGAAMCAEDAVVLAELVTGGAPLEKALDTFMARRLPRVRVVLENSLRLADWEIHPETPGADPGRIMSETLDYLTAAA, translated from the coding sequence ATGCCCCTACACAAGGTGCTCGTCGTCGGCGGCGGCATCACCGGTAGCGTGCTGTCGCTCGCGCTCGCCCAGCGGGGCGCCGAGGTCGAGCTCGCCGAGATCTCGCCCCAGTGGTTCGGTGTGGGCCACGGCATCACCGTCCAGGGCAACGCGCTCAAGGCGCTGCGCTCGGTGGGCGTGCTCGACCGGGTGCTCGCCCGGGCCGTCCCCTTCGACGTGATGCGGCTGCGCCGGGCCGACGGCGGACTGCTCGCCGAGCTGCGCACCCCGCACACCGGCGGCGCCGAGCTGCCGTCGACGGCGGGCGCGCTGCGCTCGGACCTTCAGGACGCGCTGTGCGACGCGGTCCACGCGCAGGGGGTGCGCGTCCGGCTCGCGCTGAGCGTGGCGAAGCTCGACCAGTCCCCGGACCATGTGGACGTCACGTTCACCGACGGCACCAGCGGCCGCTACGACCTCGTGGTCGGCGCCGACGGCATCAACTCGCGGATGCGGCAGCTGATCGGCATCACCACCACGCCCCGCCCGGTAGGTATGTCGATCTTCCGGGTGGTCGCGCAGCGGCCGCCCGAGATGGACTGCGCGGAGGTGTACTACGGCGGCCCGCGCTACAAGGCCGGCTACAGTCCGATCTCGCCCGACCAGTGCTATGCCTACCTGCTCGACGAGAACCTCGACGCCGCACTGATCGGTCCGCGCGCCCCGCTGTCGCTGCTGCGCGAGCGCGGCGCCGGGTACGGCGGAACCTGGGGCAGGATCCTCGCCTCGCTGCCGCAGGACACCCCGGTCGACTACCGGTGGATCGAGACGATCCTCGTCGACGAGCCCTGGTACCGGGGCCGTACGGTGATCATCGGGGACGCCGCGCACGCCTGCCCGCCGCTGATCGCGCAGGGCGCCGCGATGTGCGCCGAGGACGCGGTCGTGCTCGCGGAACTCGTCACCGGCGGGGCGCCGCTGGAGAAGGCGCTCGACACGTTCATGGCGCGCCGGCTGCCCCGGGTGCGGGTGGTGCTGGAGAACTCGCTGCGGCTCGCCGACTGGGAGATCCACCCGGAGACGCCCGGCGCGGACCCCGGCCGGATCATGTCGGAGACCCTGGACTATCTGACGGCCGCCGCATGA